Genomic DNA from Setaria italica strain Yugu1 chromosome V, Setaria_italica_v2.0, whole genome shotgun sequence:
ATGACCAGAACCATAAGATGATGCGTTAGGTCATTATCCAAGACGAGTTCTAGCATCGCTTGCTGTAATCGGAACGGCGAGGAACGAGAGGGAATTGACGCAGAACACAAAGAACTAATACCTTTCCAAAAGGCGAGACTAGTTGCTGGAGCGCAGTGATTCTGTCCCCTAGCTTCTCTTTCCTCACCTGCAGCGCAAAAGCGAGCACGAGAAATGAATTCTTTAATTTTCTTAACAATCCTGACTCCAAGGACATCACCCGCCGAtgctctctctcacacacacacacgcggaAATGTCATTCATCAAAAGGAACAAAAAGAGATGCAGCGAACTGCTGAAAGATTAAAGGGGCGAGCTAGAAATCTACTCGGATCACGCCTCACCTTAAAAGTCGGCAGCGGCGATGGCGCCTCGATCCGCGGCCTTTTCACGGCGGCAGCCGACTCGGAGACGCTTTTCCTCGTCGCCGGTGAGCTGGCGTCCTGGCAAGAACCGGAATTGAAGTCCAACAGAAACTGAGAGGCTATGACTTGGCGAAACCCTAGATTGGATAGTTGTGAAACGAACTCGGTAGCGTGACTCCCATGCATGCCTTACCTTCACAGTCAGAGAGTTAGCGTTGGAGCTGCGGCTACTGGGCTTCGTCGTCTGCAAGGCCTGCAAGAGAAgctgcgacggcggcagcggacCACCGAAAGGCAGGTAACCGCCGGACAAGCAGTACTGCAGCatcggagcgccgccgccgccttgcatcggcgccgacgccggcacCGAGGGCTTCAGCAGCTGAGAGAACTGCATCGATGCCGCGTCGTCGTAGCTGATCGAGGACTGGCTGTCCCCGTACACCGAGATGCCGTGCCCCGCCGTGCTGTTGAATATAGCTTGCGATGGCGCCGTGCCGTACGGCGACGGTGCTAGCTGCGCTTGGTCGACCAAGAAGCCGGAGTCCATGTCCCTTATTAATGGATTGTTCATCGCTGGggcttcgccgccggccgccggctgaGCTCGAACCATGTCGTCGTCTTGGAGCACGGCTTGGAAGCTAGTATCACTCCTCCCGTTCCTAAAACTCATGCAAGATCGGATGCTTTATTAGCCACTATATATGAAGCTAAGAGCCTAGAACACACATGGATCATGTATGCGGAGGATGGACATGGACGGCAGCGAAGGTAACTTACAAGAAGGCTTGCGTCCAGTCCACGTGTGGATCGCCCAGCGACGAGGCGGCATCGGACATAGGCTGATGCGTGGAGCTCCTGTAGGGGTCCTGGAAGGTTATGGAGCTCGTCGactcggcggccgcggtgggggaggaggtaGTAGCCCAGCCACAGGCCACCCTGTCCGTGACCAtgagcggcgcgcgcgcggccgagcACGCCGACGTGCCATGGCTCCTGTGAGAGGTGCTACTCCACCACTCGTCGGCCATGGATAGGGGGGATGGGTCTCCCTGGCCTCTTCTTGTGGTGCTGTTGCTTCGCTCGAGGTGTGGCAGAAAGTGGGATGGATGGAACGGGAGGAAAGGGGGAGAGGGGAATCTGAGCATATATGAAGGGTGTACAGGTTAGTGTGCGTTGAGCATCAATCAAACCATCATGGTAGACATGTATAGGGAAGCAGGAGGCTGACCTTTGGAATGGGACCCAACGGAGTAGCTACTACTAGTCATGAGGTTAcattctctttttcctttttcttaattACACATGTTTTGTCAATAAATTATTAGGTGGTGATGTTCCATTTGGTTATGGTGTTGTTCTTGGTGAAAAAGAGAAGTCAAATTTGCTTTGTCATTCAAGTTTGCCTTTTGAGTTTTTTCTTTACAGTGCAGCAGGTGGTACAAACAAAGGAGGTGCCATTACCATTACTAGTTTACTACAAGATTTTGTATAGTAACTCCTCATAAGAAAGGAGGCACGTTAATTTTGGTATATCCTCGTCATAAAGGAAAAAGAGGAAGCACTGTCAGTTCAAAATTCAGCACCTATGAACTATGGAGGACCATAAAAACATCTTTTACCACATCAACCATCAAAAGATTTCCAAAATTCAATCTAGGGTTATAAGCATCGTCCTCGGATGGTGCAGTGGTCAATAAACTCAATAAGTCAATATCATAGTGGATATAGATACAAATTTGCATTGTCACCGATTATCTAGGAAGTTGATCAGATCACTAAATCTGTTCGGCTTTCAACAATAAACCCCTAGACCTGCAGTCGCTTCCAATAGAAACGAACTTCCCTTGAGCTAGAGGTGCATGGCGCTTTCCAAACTCATGAGAAATTCTATCCAAAATCTACCAGCTGAGATAACAGAGTGTGGCGTGACCTAGCTGAGATGATTTATACACAGCTGGTAGTCACTACCAGGTACGTCCTGCACAGTTCCTTGGACTTGTTGACCTCAGCTAGCGCACGAGGTTGATTGATAAGTATTTGCTTCGGTACAAAGGGAAATCATGTGGCTGCCGCTTTGCTCTTTTGTGAAAAGTACGAACGAAGGAGATGGTTAACTCACTCATGACCTCCCGTTGTTACAGTTAACCGTGTAAAATTCATCCACTTCTCTTTTTATGTCCTTCTCTCCAACATTCCCTCTCCCTTGGAAACCTGTTTTTGCTTCAGATACCTACGATGCATGAGACAGAAAGTTCAGGAAGTAGGGCAGTTACATGCTACAAACAGTTTGGCAAGGATTTGACTTGGGTATCATTTCTAACTCGTTGCTAGGCTCGCTAATCTGCTTAGCTAGTCGGCTATTTCACCCCTCAACGCATAAACTACCTTCACCCCCAAATACATCTCCAGTGTACTCCTTATTTAATCATTAGTTTACTAAATGTATATTAAGCAACATGAATAGAATCTATCAATAACATCGGTAATGTGAAGGCAAGTTTTATAATGAATCTATTAATAACACCATTATTCCtatatatgaaaatattttGTTCACAATAGTTGCCAACGTTTTACAATTCTTGAGGAGCCGGAATAAGCCCTGAAGGAAACAATCTGATAACAATTTCTATCCAGGATTTAGGTCATACATCTCAGTACATGCTTCGTGAATTACACCGAACTTTGCTCAAAAGCAGCTTTTGCATCTGCACGGCAGGATTATTACCTTCTGGAGAAAACTTTATTAGGACACAAAGCTTCTTTTTAgcactccatccatccatgcataGTTTGCTTTGCTCTGGGCAACACGAGCTTCATGCATGTCTTCTTCGCGAAGACGAGGTAGAGAAATGGGGTCTGGTTCGCGTTATGTCAAAAATGTTAGCGGCGGACGATCTACCAACAAGTTGGTCTCCGTCTAAATCACTTCGGCAGAAAGGCTTCCAACATTTCCATGTGTTGTCGAGGCAGTGGCTCAAGATGTGTAGGAAGACACAATCGCAGATCTAGCTAGTGACTTGAACCGGCTCGCTAGTGACATTTTCAGTATGTACATGTGGACTGCAAAAATGCGCTTTAATTTCGTTAGGCATCACtatatatttcttttttatgcCATGCCAAATTGCCAATATCCATTGCTGGTCAAAGAAGAATATATAGCCTTGGATAATTAATAAGGACCGTATGAAAAACGATTGATTTAGACCCGTGTTTAGTACTATTCTTGGTTTAAGTATAAGATGCCTCCTTTTTGAAATACAACTTCATTTTGTCCTTAAGATGGCCTAAAATATTCCCCAGGTATTGCTTCAGCAAGAGGCCATCTCTACTGGACCACAGGTAGGAAAACGAGGGGACCTTCTACCCATCATGGCATCTTGCCTCCAAAATGAAGATCTGGATCGCCCGTTTTGTCCAATAAGTTCTCGTCTCGTCGAATTAAAGCAGGGGCAGGGCAGGCAAGCAAGGATCAATCCTGCTCCATGTCGATTTCCACCCTCATATTCAGCATTAGTGTTAGTTTAATTTATTGGGAACTTTTTATGCATAGTTCGGTTTGTAGCTTATCCACATCATTCAGTGGCACAGCTAATGCTACATTACTGACTGTATGAACTAACcaaagaagatgctggataatGAGCTGACTACTGATCGCCTTTTGGCAACTAATCCGGAACGGAGAATATAAACTCTCTTTCTGTTTCCGCTTTCTCATCACCCCCCACAATTGAAACAAAACTGCCCATATTTCTATGCAAAAAAGCAAGACCGATGCATGCAGCAGGAAGGCTTTTAATAGTACTGCCACTGCTTGCAACCACTAGCCGCCAGCACTACCAGCTTTGAGGCAGCCATAGCCCACAGCTTTTTCTGCCGCGAGCTCACAAGCTTTAGGTTTAGAGTTCCAGGAACAATAATCAACATGCCTGATAATACAAGCCCACGATTTTAGGGCCTTGTCTTGAGGTGTGCAGGGCGCCTTGTCTTGAGGAGTACAGGTTACAGGCTTACAGCATATGTGTGTGTGTAAAGACGACTGAGATTTGGGCCCTGCATCCATGCCGTTTGCCCCCCCTTGCCCATCTGCTTTCAGCAACAGACAAACGCTATGGAACAACGGACCGGATGTACCCTCGGCTGCCTCAAGATCTAGTTTTATGCATCAAAGCCTCGCCTTTTTTCACCCTCGTGGACCCTCGCTCGACATGCGCGCTTATCAAGGTATTGATCATTGGAGTTTTTTcgctccctttttcttttgttcctGTATCTTTTTTCCAAGTTTTTTCGTACTGCCCGGCAAAGGAGGGGAAAGCTAGCCAGAAATGTCGGATGAGACGTGTTTGATCCAATGCGTGGGAGTTGGAGATCCTGATTCGTCGATCCGTGTGGTGTCGATGAAATGTGTGCGCTGCGTATGTACTGCCATGGATGTACACTGAAGCAAAGCTTGCGCTGGCCTGTTCAAAAAATTTTAGTGCTGACCAGTTGAAAAATGTTCAGTTCTGAACTTCTCTGAAGTTGCAAGGGGGCACTCTGGTATGCGAGAAATTATCGGACCGTCTCATGGATAAACCAGATAAACCAGAGGCGGAGGACGATGGAGCAATCGTGCGGCCTGGAGACGAGTCACCAGGGCTGGCATGGCATATGGAATCGATCGGAAACAGATATTCTGAAGTTTAGTCACTGGCTGAAGCATTGCTTCAGCGTACCTCCATGGCAGTACATACGCAGGGCATACATTTCATCGACAGTGGCTCATACGTCAGAGTGCCCCCTTGCAACTTACATGTAGGTTCGGACCCACACGTAAGTGGCTCAGCTGGAGGGGAGAAGCCTCGTCGCATCGATCGGGCCAGCGACGTCACGCCGACGTCGACCGCGCACTTGTAGGCGAgcggggccgggcgcgtcgcaCGCGTGCCCCCGCGCATACCTGGACACCGGGCCCGGCCAGATTCCGGTTGCCGCCAAGGCCTGTGCGGCCTGGCCAGGCCAGCCAGCCTCTCGCGGCCGTGCGTAGGTGACCCCGCACGAAAGCGACGTCGCATACAAGGgcaccgccgcccggccgcccggccgtccgccgcccgcgccctaATAACGTGGAAGCAGACGGTGCGCGAGTGCGTGCGCGTACGACGGCTAGCGGCAGGCCGGCAGACCGCGCTGCACGTCCTCTCGTTTCGTTCCGGCCATGCCTAGGTGCTACGCCTATGCCATGGCAGCCCGTTATCTCTTGCCAGGGCAGGCATCTTTCCAATGCTGGGGTGGTCTGCGGCCAAGAAATTCCCAGCGATAAGATACTCCCAAACTGCAAgtcatgccgccgccgccgccgcctctgctgaATCCGAAACATGCTTCTGTCTGTACCTGATTCAGCTGCACGATCGGTTGTGTTCTCCTCCACTCGTATGTAGAGCTGGGACTTAGGCCGTGCCGGCACGGCCCTCTCGTGCCTCGTGCCACATCGTGTTTAGACTTTTAGACACATCGTCTCTTTAGATTTTTAGGCACGCTAGGCACGTAGGTTCAAGCATGGCTCAGGGCACGCCGGCAAATCTTTGTGCCATGTTAGTCCAAGCACGACCCTCGTAGTACATAAGCTTGTTTTTATTGGTACTTTTGCTCTCATACATAGATAAATAATTTGTAAATTCAATAGAGGAAACAAACCGTATTATATATAAATATTGTATATGAATGTTATGACTACATGTGGCCATACGAGTGCATGGCATTATTACATTACAAATGACTATTACCACCACGATTTCATAGATTTTGTGGTTTCCTTCCATGAACAGTAGTTATGTCAAGCAATATGACAAATAGAATGAATGATGTTAGGCCATTTTCGTACCGTGCCAGTCAACCACGGCTCAAAATATATGCCGTGCCACTCGTTGCGCTGAGATCCTAAGCACGGCACAGAGCATTCGTGCATGCATAATTCAAAATTTATCGTAACGTGCTATGCTCTGGTTATGCCAAAATATCGTACTTCGCACAACTTATAAATAACACGGCTCAAGTCGCTCTACTCGTATGGCTTTCTCACTAGCCATCATCATGACCTCGAGAAGATGCTAAATGTTGCTACCGTGCACGTGTACCGCGTCCCACAGCTTATTAGCTGCGAAAGTGTCGCGGCTAACACTGGGACTCTGACACGCGTGCCGGTACGGTTGACTGTGTTCAGAAATCAGGATAAGCATGCCTGACGCCTGAGCACTCTGCAGCACAAAAACACTGTACTAAAACACGAGCCTGCCAGGTCAATCAGCGAGTCCCTACAAAATAAGGGGTGGATGGATTGGTTCAGGTCAGTTCAGTTCCCTAAACCGGAGTGGCTCTAACGAACTCGTCCAACCGCAGACACCCGTCTCACACCATAAACTATACGATTGGATTAGAAGCAATAGtaccagcagcagcatctcAGTGAGCCAATGCAGAGCCAAGCGAACCCAGCTGCCAAAGCAAGCAGACGAAACGCTACCGAACCTCTCTCCTTTCCGGCTCGGCTTGCATCATCAGCCGGTGACACAAACACCCCCGAGATCTTTTCACATAAAACCCGCCGCGCGCGCGATCACATCGTTGTCAGGGAAGACAAAAGGAGGCCGCGGCCTCCAAATCCTCCTCCCCGCTGCCGCGCGCAACGGACAAGCGGTGGTTACCGGAGCAGCGCCGCGCTCGCAACTAACGCCGCGCCACCTGCTGCCGCCCGAGTAGAGAACGCCCGCTGCAAAGCCAGGGTTCGGGCGCGGAATCCCGGCGGGAGCAGTGGCTTCCTGGTGCTAGATGACAGGGCACGGAGTGTTCCGCAGGGACTCGCCCGCCAGAAGCCTACGCGCGTATGGCCGGATCGCGATCGCGTCCGGGAAAGAGAACACTTGTTTAGGGTGTTAGTTACGGCCTGGCGCTGTTGGAGCCTTCAGCTGAATCGCTTTCCGAAGCCTGCCATCGTCACAGCGAGCACCCCTATCCTGATGGGCTGCTGGTTGAGGTTGACTGTGTCGTCGTCGACAGGAACAATACAAACGGGTCTTCGTCTCTGACGCAATCGCTCGCTCTCCGCTATTTCTTTATCCGGCGGGGGTCGCCGTGAGCCTCGAGACGGTGCCGTCGCCGGCCACCCGAAAGGCGCCCCGGGTCGTCCGGTTCCGGTGAACCAATGTCAGTTCCGCCCTGCTCTGCGTATGGTATCTTATCCCCCGCAAAGGGGGTGCGGCTAACTGCAGCTGATGTTGACCGGCTCCGGCTGCATGCGCTGCTCGCGTGTCAACGTGAAGGCAGGTCAAAGGGGGCCATCTCGAACGAAGTGAAGCGGAGGAGATCTGGCGGCCGTCCACTCGACATCAACCGATACTTGTTCCAAAACCACGtcgcttttattttttttggctaTTGGCGCAGGTGGCCCTGCCCCTGCGTCCGGAACCGGAAGGGACGTTGACCTCCTGTTGGCTTATTCGTTTTCTTCGGTTGGTTTGGTTCGTTCTTCGGTTgatgcggcggcgaggaggttcTGGTTCTCCCTGGGAATGTACGTAGTGAAACGGGCGGACCTGCTGCGTCGGAGGGTCACTTGTCGACCCTAGTCAACGCCAGGTGGGGGTGTCGAGTCCGTCCGTCCCCCCCGGATTGTGGTGCCCTCGTGTTGCAGGTGGCGTTTTCGGCAAAATCCGGGGAAATATTCGCTCACGTGAAGGATCGGAAGTCCGTTTCGCTGCGTGACGTCCCACCAATCAGCAGAGAGCATTCGCTTCGAGTTAGCAGGGCACGGATCTGAGGAGGAAGATTTGCGCAGTGGGCTTGCGGGCCGTGCGCCTAACTAAAAAATGCGCATGTCCCAAGGCGGCGGGTCGGGCCGGTGCTTCTCGCGCTCG
This window encodes:
- the LOC101767345 gene encoding transcription factor bHLH112, translating into MLRFPSPPFLPFHPSHFLPHLERSNSTTRRGQGDPSPLSMADEWWSSTSHRSHGTSACSAARAPLMVTDRVACGWATTSSPTAAAESTSSITFQDPYRSSTHQPMSDAASSLGDPHVDWTQAFLNGRSDTSFQAVLQDDDMVRAQPAAGGEAPAMNNPLIRDMDSGFLVDQAQLAPSPYGTAPSQAIFNSTAGHGISVYGDSQSSISYDDAASMQFSQLLKPSVPASAPMQGGGGAPMLQYCLSGGYLPFGGPLPPSQLLLQALQTTKPSSRSSNANSLTVKDASSPATRKSVSESAAAVKRPRIEAPSPLPTFKVRKEKLGDRITALQQLVSPFGKTDTASVLHEAIEYIKFLHDQVSSLSSPYLKNVIPLQQFQQKGSEKAKDNGETKQDLRSRGLCLVPVASTYTVAAETVPEFWHPTFGGTFR